The following proteins come from a genomic window of Sulfitobacter indolifex:
- the rsfS gene encoding ribosome silencing factor, which yields MTAASHIATSDDLLALILSSLNDDKAEDIVQIDLRGKTAIGDYMVICSGRSTRQVSAIAEKLAQAVKDATGRTSKMEGRETGDWVLIDTGDVVVHVFRPEVREFYQLEKMWLGGEDAAAVMPH from the coding sequence ATGACTGCCGCCTCGCATATCGCAACCAGCGACGACCTGCTGGCGCTTATCCTTTCCTCGTTGAATGACGACAAGGCCGAAGACATCGTGCAGATTGATCTGCGCGGCAAAACGGCCATCGGCGACTATATGGTGATCTGCTCGGGCCGCTCCACGCGGCAAGTTTCGGCGATCGCGGAAAAGCTGGCACAGGCCGTCAAAGACGCCACCGGACGTACGTCCAAAATGGAAGGCCGCGAAACCGGCGACTGGGTCTTGATCGACACAGGCGATGTTGTTGTGCATGTCTTCCGCCCCGAAGTCCGCGAGTTTTACCAACTCGAAAAGATGTGGCTGGGCGGCGAAGACGCGGCCGCGGTCATGCCGCACTGA
- the rlmH gene encoding 23S rRNA (pseudouridine(1915)-N(3))-methyltransferase RlmH, giving the protein MRVHICAMGRLRAGPEKSLVDDYLTRFDRTGRGLGLGPARVVEMEDKKGGGMAAEAVLLQRAIPQGAVICVLDERGKVETSPAFAERLGTWRDAGRGDLAFVIGGADGIDPSLRVQADHALSFGKMVWPHMLVRVMLAEQLYRAAAILSGGPYHRV; this is encoded by the coding sequence ATGCGGGTACATATCTGCGCCATGGGCCGGCTTCGCGCCGGTCCCGAAAAATCTCTTGTAGATGACTATCTCACCCGGTTTGACCGGACCGGGCGCGGTCTGGGCCTTGGCCCTGCGCGTGTGGTTGAGATGGAAGACAAAAAGGGCGGTGGCATGGCTGCCGAAGCCGTCCTGTTACAGCGCGCGATCCCGCAGGGTGCGGTGATCTGCGTGTTGGATGAGCGCGGCAAAGTCGAAACCTCCCCCGCTTTTGCCGAACGGCTTGGCACTTGGCGTGATGCCGGGCGGGGGGATTTGGCCTTTGTCATCGGTGGGGCGGATGGCATTGACCCCAGCCTGCGTGTGCAGGCGGATCATGCGCTGTCTTTTGGCAAGATGGTCTGGCCGCATATGCTGGTGCGGGTCATGCTGGCCGAACAGCTCTACCGTGCCGCGGCGATCCTATCGGGCGGGCCTTACCACCGGGTGTGA